One Pelobates fuscus isolate aPelFus1 chromosome 8, aPelFus1.pri, whole genome shotgun sequence genomic window carries:
- the XIRP2 gene encoding xin actin-binding repeat-containing protein 2, which translates to MDMYQAAASTRSQSSTAQVLKESEMCSVPGGLANMKKQFETSDVASSQSTLTQYQYQHKAVKETRKSNQVTFMSSSQSAEQHVSQSDSQFLATGAEQVSVHEQSTQEKSRTSNYNHEADGVDYKEIPKISTQVLKEQFERPFKEKDIAHGKKTKIYNDYPEFEWPVVNTNLSNSTSRVVDETSAATSAEHTSTSANAGSLHFGSLEEFPPPPPDILETPDMTEFSQSPEPASNTERQVPTASKDVYSKQRNLYELKRLYKHIHPEVRKNLQKEFISDVTDIVASQRDQKSIVSSEVQQAKYAFENSRDSPQKCMSPEREYLEWDEILKGEVQSMRWVFENQPLDSIKDDSQEQSHFKSIGEQEIIAGGDVKYTTWMFETQPIHALSADNSDSSEGVEKVPELARGDVRTATWLFETQPLDALNKIYKENDSCEMLHSLEEITGGDVKTGKYLFETQFNDSNFGIVDEMNMLRLRSELQEIRGDVKRTIKQFETEPKYVLKDSSGKVLEIKTVCKEDIEKGDVKTARWMFETQPLDTINQDEVKVVRGISMEESVKGGVGKAKWLFESQPLDSIKEEQTSVTEKEAIIGADVYQKCWIFETIPMDLLKDKDNERPLQGEEIIGGNVSDTKNLFETVPIDELKESITVGKLKQVITTEEERGDVQHQRWIFETKPLEHIREERKDYIRTVQLDEIHKGDVNSHKLAFEKADWKNLEFSSKIQVEDVNTGSVTLNRKLFETTPLYAIEDRFGHYHEVQTIRQEEVVRGDVRSCQWMFETIPIDQFRESVENCQIIKGISSQEIVSGDVKTGKWLFETQPLDAIKYFSNVEDEEITKENNSDIVKGDVKACTWLFETQPMENLYEKEVKKTINEDIQKGDVKTCTWLFETQPLDSIQDDSEKSMNEHVRNEERIQGSDVQTVCFLFETQNLEDIQGEDKKDFKRIVEIDVQSGDVSTMKYIFENQPLDKISLSSEEVLQKIKTMKHEDLQNGNVLNCRWLFENHCIDEINGNLEENKSSYAIMDVQGGNVRKGCFIFETFSLDQIRDASTEDSLTKTVGENEIMKGDVKNYTLMFETQPLYAIQDKEGYYHEVTTVKKEEVSHGNVCGTRWLFETKPLDSFNESDEVFVIKAVTQEDIKKGDVNSVRWKFETQSLDAISDDVKAQFRTVDYVEGGNVKANKELFENEESKNQCVRTVSISEIKHGNVKTSTWLFETHTLDEIHTEDYHNLKTVAMEDIHKGDVQEAVWLFESQNLDSIRDDEEYVTNIRKETIPQADVKTTTWLFETTPLHEFNDHKLEREDIVGKSIHETLKELYSQNIVESHGIIIEADEIGDVRMAKYHLMNKETPEIQKEEIISGDLQHIMMNLLSQNSTTERMVQLNEEEKGNITLTKSQLLNQSSDAQIEREHITGGDIQEAIKNLFDRDDFKKQGILIQESEKGDIKMTVYSLLNQSDNTNFQRDEVLGGDIKRTIYNLKSSAMDNERSEKVKIGESERGNVQFYTTCIESGALDYLKKLQRSSEDIIERESEEIIGGDVEGTKLLLKKQQSPVERTVDETDIIPGDVYNTVKVFMTEPENKLFDVNKEEVVKGNLRATLQSLNQAVNQAVLVEKEQIIKADLPATLKSLTESQYQVRDSEKPDVIPGDIQGTIESLEKAVKTKMEFVREDVISGNIEATLKSLKESQQTIKHAEKETLVKGDVNAAVQNLLESCSEKKTTQHQANVSNVKGTLKTLLQPSFQTTQRRASVEGNVKNTIKHFLQSTEETQSENEMFIKNGISGENIIFEGQSDQTVAAKNDCRNQQSINSSRQNVIEAHNIFVDNATLKNDMKLEMNDISSYDIHNTDAFSSVEERKLPRAKHETCKTRDEHNTVSDVQNAEMISEGKISLLQGFNEGHIEKTHTDLINQTKVMQKEKLSASVSMSKSSTYKQPINVINKRSHHAADHVQKQVTSQQTQHAQQSRKTFAKGEAHFQQTQSLDSLNNNVENAEDVQNIKQKHRKAKETENVEMVHIVKNKSAQEAREKSKIVSSRGNHQHLTKNQIDSANISKQIERPEIFFLPPSPLPQTSSSQLPLPPPPPPPPPPLPVVRSFKYNDEPEYFPSPPPPVDDKLDNEMLTPPPETPPPHIQHKDVANRKVTFLPLEQRTSQSEQLQSYSNIANQTGISVSQMASKTEQISRFSEKQTSVLPQKSRLPIFQPKIGDRSETKINESKNIQKKSTILRKESTSHSHSETSEHIRQHGLQITSQGTMESKKNVFCSPQISQVSKPDIPPSKPSINEQISITIKEDQVSANKSHAQDIDQVRCDKELEKIEQSLKPKKKVVFSPQLSPAVIGTLPIKPAITKTGEYLLPSSKMVMASVDEKVSTSQLNAEDIDQHICDQELVKNNEETLKDKKKVVFSQKLSTSPPPKCKTDNKTVNQVNESKRQSLEIVKSIETHNIKASESSEQDLDQLACDRELERIHEESLKPKRKVFFPPRISPAIRTDTPTAKPKTYIRKFKTPLMIAEEKYRQQREEMENNKAKVVSQVISTTTIKSEANHVTKDLESGNSILKMLEISSNDFGHVNAQLNARENTISSKEFEQNFNTRKHEPATLTVTSDLSSLSNTASTQEEQVKQEQTLKIIQEYNIVQQTKEQLSKSEISNKVDELELVKDSSISPKPEVTHVDKHIQNKSKSEMKMKQIQHTGNILQNESTNVQKKRDAEEKHKVRFSEKQFSQKVNAQSISQSSEQHLSISRKSQTLSNETETQKGQIKHVGISVFKGAESPSPPILKKEQEVTEQIKMDSVQKQKSIGVHEHSEKSKSFIAQNKTSPLPPKETIQENKVSSQYKTSPLPPKETIQENKVSSQNIAKERQINETTAKKEISEKKQQMSLLPEAQNKHEFNSLDVIEYIRKCEELQQTVSKANKLESDPHTLNIQTFTTFLKIVPTWLINQDKKNDMAELAASNDSSGISEQISYIKNHAMNMHSSFKDNIHTAMKSSTTAKSRLELSGQNTVSQKQISTISRKVEKANQVFQEKSKISKDLGRFSSDFKQMDYRACSPSLKTRSPSPTYITIESTMRRTDSPQKERHLSQSPLQKDSVTVPMPPKRSMTPKTTSSSPTPQKNRSEQLAKLKDTTAKLSHGTAQARAVTPVPIVIEKKCEIIHSPATLRRQFKIESHTKGSVSITPTPASEVAFSTLEDRREIHEEVRKSELHETHLQQDPKHIPKWQGTDMDSLDVISVTQKFEVPTSHAFERKDTNVHSREEANLQEKSVTDSKAKLHKSDEMSSGKSAFRTSKGTFQTEQKKVVHQGIQKSFSDVSEVKSSPHDNMKGKTRTVPIKQLKGPKGNASQQIYVNRQHEHREHILNPVLHSETISVTEKVSGIGTVESNLGRIRSSLNADGIESGFEFKHAPPTYEDVISEHMLDISATESPEEILKNFQKTWEESERVFKSLGYSVSDTAEIRSSYHQEEFITENAASGKGSLHCLSKEGLSNGIPNSRQADLS; encoded by the exons ATTATAAAGAAATCCCAAAGATCTCTACACAGGTTCTAAAGGAACAATTTGAAAGACCATTCAAGGAAAAGGACATTGCACATGGAAAAAAAACTAAG ATTTATAATGACTATCCAGAATTTGAATGGCCAGTGGTTAATACCAACCTCAGTAACTCGACTAGCAGAGTCGTTGATGAAACAAGTGCAGCAACATCAGCAGAACATACATCAACATCTGCTAATGCTGGTTCTCTTCATTTTGGAAGTTTAGAAGAATTCCCACCACCTCCTCCAGAcattttagagacaccagatatgacagAATTTTCCCAGTCCCCAGAACCTGCAAGCAACACAGAACGACAAGTGCCAACAGCATCAAAAGATGTATACTCGAAGCAAAGAAACCTGTATGAGCTGAAACGATTGTACAAACACATACACCCAGAAGTTAGAAAGAATTTACAAAAGGAATTTATAAGTGATGTAACTGACATTGTGGCAAGCCAAAGAGATCAAAAAAGTATAGTATCAAGTGAAGTGCAACAAGCTAAGTATGCATTTGAAAATTCAAGAGATAGTCCACAGAAATGCATGAGTCCTGAAAGAGAATATCTAGAGTGGGATGAGATATTGAAAGGGGAAGTTCAGTCTATGAGGTGGGTCTTTGAAAACCAACCTCTGGATTCAATTAAAGATGACTCACAAGAGCAAAGCCATTTTAAAAGTATCGGAGAACAGGAAATTATAGCTGGTGGAGATGTAAAGTATACAACATGGATGTTTGAGACACAACCAATTCATGCATTGAGTGCAGACAACTCTGACTCATCTGAAGGTGTTGAAAAAGTTCCTGAACTTGCAAGAGGAGATGTTCGAACAGCTACCTGGTTATTTGAAACACAACCATTAGATGCCCTGAATAAGATTTACAAGGAGAATGACTCATGTGAAATGCTTCATTCTCTAGAAGAAATAACAGGAGGGGATGTAAAAACTGGAAAGTATTTATTTGAAACTCAGTTTAATGATAGCAATTTTGGTATTGTGGATGAAATGAATATGCTTCGACTCAGGTCAGAACTACAAGAAATTAGGGGAGATGTTAAAAGAACCATAAAACAGTTTGAAACAGAACCCAAGTATGTATTGAAAGATAGCTCAGGCAAAGTACTTGAAATTAAAACTGTATGCAAAGAGGACATTGAAAAAGGAGATGTTAAAACTGCACGGTGGATGTTTGAAACTCAGCCGTTGGACACAATAAACCAAGATGAAGTTAAGGTTGTTCGAGGCATATCTATGGAAGAAAGTGTTAAAGGTGGTGTAGGGAAAGCAAAATGGCTATTTGAATCTCAACCTTTAGACTCAATTAAAGAAGAACAAACATCTGTTACTGAAAAAGAAGCCATTATTGGTGCTGATGTATACCAAAAATGTTGGATATTTGAAACAATTCCAATGGATTTGCTGAAGGATAAAGATAATGAGAGACCTCTCCAAGGTGAGGAGATAATAGGTGGGAATGTCAGTGATACAAAAAATTTATTTGAAACTGTACCAATTGATGAGTTGAAAGAAAGTATTACTGTTGGCAAACTTAAACAGGTTATTACCACAGAAGAGGAAAGAGGAGATGTGCAACATCAAAGATGGATTTTTGAAACAAAACCTCTAGAACATATTAGAGAGGAAAGGAAAGATTATATCCGCACTGTGCAGCTAGATGAAATCCATAAAGGAGATGTAAACAGCCACAAACTTGCTTTTGAGAAAGCAGATTGGAAAAATTTAGAATTTTCTTCTAAAATTCAAGTTGAAGATGTTAATACGGGCTCTGTAACACTTAACAGAAAACTTTTTGAAACAACACCTTTATATGCTATCGAAGATCGTTTTGGACATTATCATGAAGTCCAAACTATTCGTCAAGAAGAGGTTGTAAGAGGTGATGTAAGAAGTTGCCAATGGATGTTTGAAACAATACCCATTGATCAATTTAGGGAAAGTGTTGAAAACTGTCAAATTATCAAAGGAATCTCTTCCCAGGAAATTGTTTCTGGTGATGTAAAAACTGGAAAATGGCTTTTTGAAACTCAGCCTCTGGATGCAATCAAATATTTTAGTAATGTAGAAGATGAAGAAATTACTAAAGAAAATAACAGTGATATTGTTAAAGGAGATGTTAAGGCGTGTACATGGTTATTTGAAACCCAGCCTATGGAAAATCTTTATGAAAAGGAAGTCAAGAAGACTATCAATGAGGACATTCAAAAAGGAGATGTAAAAACATGCACGTGGCTTTTTGAAACCCAGCCACTAGATTCTATACAGGATGATTCTGAGAAAAGTATGAACGAACACGTAAGAAATGAGGAGAGAATTCAAGGAAGCGATGTCCAAACAGTTTGCTTTCTTTTTGAGACACAAAATTTAGAAGATATACAAGGAGAAGATAAAAAAGACTTTAAAAGAATCGTTGAAATTGATGTCCAAAGTGGTGATGTATCCACtatgaaatatatatttgaaaaccaGCCCTTGGATAAGATTAGCTTAAGTTCAGAAGAAgtactacaaaaaataaaaaccatgaaACATGAGGACCTTCAGAATGGAAATGTCTTAAATTGCAGATGGCTGTTTGAGAATCATTGCATAGATGAAATCAATGGCAACCTAGAAGAAAACAAATCATCTTATGCTATCATGGATGTGCAAGGAGGAAATGTAAGGAAAGGGTGTTTTATTTTTGAAACATTTTCCTTAGATCAAATAAGAGATGCAAGTACTGAAGACTCACTTACAAAAACAGTTGGTGAAAATGAGATAATGAAAGGGGATGTTAAAAATTACACATTGATGTTTGAAACTCAGCCTCTTTATGCTATTCAAGACAAAGAAGGATATTACCATGAAGTTACAACAGTGAAGAAAGAAGAAGTATCTCACGGAAATGTCTGTGGAACAAGATGGCTGTTTGAGACAAAACCTTTGGACTCTTTTAATGAATCAGATGAAGTTTTTGTTATTAAAGCAGTCACCCAAGAGGATATTAAAAAAGGAGATGTCAACTCTGTGAGATGGAAATTTGAAACACAGTCATTGGAtgccatttctgatgatgtcaaagcACAATTCCGTACAGTTGATTATGTTGAAGGTGGTAATGTAAAAGCCAATAAAGAGCTATTTGAGAATGAAGAGAGCAAAAACCAGTGTGTGAGAACGGTAAGCATTAGTGAAATTAAACATGGAAATGTTAAGACTTCTACCTGGCTGTTTGAAACACATACCCTTGATGAAATTCACACAGAAGATTATCACAATTTAAAAACAGTAGCAATGGAAGATATCCATAAAGGAGATGTCCAAGAAGCAGTGTGGCTTTTTGAAAGCCAAAATCTGGATTCAATACGAGATGATGAGGAATATGTTACCAATATAAGAAAAGAAACAATTCCACAGGCTGATGTTAAAACAACAACATGGTTGTTTGAAACAACACCTTTGCATGAATTTAATGATCACAAACTAGAAAGAGAAGATATTGTTGGTAAAAGCATCCATGAAACATTAAAAGAGCTCTATAGCCAAAACATAGTGGAATCCCATGGGATAATAATAGAAGCAGATGAAATTGGTGATGTGCGTATGGCTAAATACCACCTCATGAACAAAGAAACACCAGAAATACAAAAAGAAGAAATTATAAGTGGAGATCTTCAACACATAATGATGAATTTACTATCACAAAACTCAACCACAGAAAGAATGGTTCAGTTAAATGAGGAAGAAAAAGGCAACATTACTTTAACAAAATCCCAGCTATTAAATCAGTCATCTGATGCTCAGATTGAAAGAGAGCATATTACAGGAGGTGATATACAAGAAGCCATTAAAAACCTTTTTGACAGGGATGATTTTAAAAAACAGGGGATACTAATTCAGGAAAGTGAGAAAGGGGACATTAAAATGACAGTTTACTCTCTTCTTAACCAAAGTGACAACACAAACTTTCAGCGTGATGAAGTTCTTGGAGGTGACATAAAACGCACAATTTATAACTTGAAATCCTCTGCAATGGACAACGAAAGAtcagaaaaagtaaaaataggGGAGTCAGAAAGAGGAAATGTCCAGTTTTACACAACTTGTATTGAATCTGGAGccttagattatttaaaaaaattacagcggTCATCGGAAGATATAATCGAAAGAGAAAGTGAAGAAATCATTGGAGGTGATGTTGAAGGTACAAAGCTATTACTGAAGAAACAGCAATCTCCAGTGGAGCGCACTGTTGATGAAACAGACATCATCCCTGGAGATGTATATAATACAGTTAAGGTTTTTATGACAGAGCCTGAGAATAAATTGTTTGATGTAAATAAAGAAGAAGTTGTAAAGGGTAATTTGAGAGCAACCTTACAATCACTTAACCAAGCTGTAAATCAAGCTGTGCTTGTCGAGAAAGAACAAATTATTAAAGCTGATCTCCCTGCAACTCTGAAGTCTCTCACTGAATCACAGTATCAAGTGAGAGACAGTGAAAAGCCAGATGTCATTCCTGGTGACATTCAAGGAACCATTGAGTCTCTTGAAAAAGCAGTGAAAACAAAGATGGAGTTTGTGAGAGAGGATGTTATTAGTGGCAACATTGAAGCAACATTAAAATCTCTAAAAGAATCACAACAAACCATAAAACACGCAGAGAAAGAGACTCTAGTTAAAGGTGATGTAAATGCTGCAGTGCAAAACCTTCTAGAATCATGTTCAGAAAAGAAAACTACTCAACATCAAGCAAATGTGAGCAATGTGAAGGGCACCTTGAAGACTTTGTTGCAGCCATCATTTCAAACAACTCAACGAAGGGCAAGTGTGGAAGGTAATGTTAAGAACACAATCAAACATTTTTTGCAGTCTACTGAAGAAACCCAATCTGAAAATGAAATGTTCATTAAAAATGGAATATCAGGTGAGAATATAATATTTGAAGGTCAGAGTGACCAAACTGTTGCAGCAAAAAATGATTGCAGAAATCAACAAAGCATTAATTCTTCACGGCAAAATGTTATTGAAGCACATAACATCTTTGTTGATAATGCAACTTTGAAAAATGACATGAAGTTGGAAATGAATGATATATCTAGCTATGATATACATAACACGGATGCATTCTCTAGTGTGGAAGAAAGAAAATTACCAAGAGCAAAACATGAAACATGCAAAACACGGGATGAACATAACACAGTATCTGATGTTCAAAACGCAGAAATGATATCTGAAGGTAAAATAAGTTTACTTCAAGGATTTAATGAAGGACAtatagaaaaaacacacacagatctaATCAATCAAACTAAGGTGATGCAAAAGGAAAAATTGTCAGCCAGTGTAAGTATGTCTAAATCCTCTACATATAAGCAACCTATCAATGTGATTAACAAAAGAAGTCATCATGCAGCAGACCATGTTCAAAAACAAGTCACTAGCCAACAGACACAGCATGCCCAGCAGTCAAGAAAAACTTTTGCCAAGGGTGAGGCGCATTTTCAACAAACTCAATCTTTGGATTCACTCAATAATAATGTTGAAAATGCAGAGGATGTGCAGAACATCAAGCAAAAACACAGAAAagcaaaagaaacagaaaatgtaGAGATGGTCCACATTGTCAAAAATAAATCTGCTCAAGAGGCTCGGGAAAAAAGCAAAATAGTATCCTCCAGGGGAAATCATCAACATCTAACAAAGAATCAGATTGATTCTGCAAATATATCAAAACAGATTGAGAGACCTGAAATTTTCTTCCTTCCTCCATCACCATTACCACAGACATCATCCAGTCAGCTTCCATTGCCACCtccaccaccacctccaccaccaccatTACCAGTTGTTCGATCCTTTAAGTATAATGATGAGCCTGAATATTTTCCTTCACCACCTCCACCAGTAGATGACAAGTTAGATAATGAAATGCTTACACCACCACCAGAAACACCTCCACCACATATACAGCATAAAGATGTAGCTAATAGAAAAGTGACCTTTCTACCATTAGAACAGAGGACATCACAAAGTGAACAGCTGCAGTCATATTCTAATATTGCAAACCAAACAGGGATTTCTGTGTCCCAAATGGCCTCCAAGACAGAGCAAATTAGTAGATTTTCTGAAAAACAAACATCTGTTTTGCCACAGAAATCTAGACTACCTATTTTCCAACCTAAAATTGGAGATCGGTCAGAAACCAAGATAAATGAAAGTAAAAACATCCAAAAAAAGTCCACAATTTTACGAAAGGAAAGCACTAGTCACTCACACAGTGAAACATCTGAACATATACGACAGCATGGATTACAGATAACTAGTCAAGGAACTATGGaatcaaagaaaaatgttttttgttcacCACAAATATCTCAAGTATCAAAACCTGACATCCCTCCATCAAAACCTTCAATCAATGAACAAATATCAATTACAATCAAGGAAGACCAAGTAAGCGCAAACAAGTCACATGCTCAAGACATTGATCAGGTTAGATGTGACAAAGAATTAGAAAAAATTGAACAAAGTTTGAAACCCAAGAAAAAGGTTGTTTTTTCACCACAACTATCACCAGCAGTGATCGGAACATTGCCAATAAAACCTGCAATTACAAAAACTGGTGAATATTTACTTCCCTCCAGTAAAATGGTCATGGCGTCAGTTGATGAAAAAGTAAGCACAAGTCAGTTAAATGCAGAAGACATAGATCAGCACATATGTGATCAGGAATTAGTAAAAAATAATGAGGAAACATTAAAAGACAAGAAAAAAGTAGTTTTTTCACAAAAATTGTCCACATCTCCACCCCCAAAATGTAAAACAGACAATAAAACAGTCAATCAAGTGAATGAAAGTAAGAGACAAAGCTTGGAGATAGTTAAGTCAATTGAGACACACAATATAAAAGCTAGTGAGTCAAGTGAGCAAGACTTGGATCAACTGGCATGCGATCGTGAACTAGAAAGAATTCATGAAGAATCTTTGAAACCAAAGAGAAAAGTGTTTTTTCCACCAAGAATTTCTCCAGCAATTAGAACTGATACTCCAACAGCAAAGCCTAAAACATACATTAGAAAATTTAAAACACCTCTTATGATTGCAGAAGAAAAGTACAGACAGCAAAGGGAAGAAATGGAGAATAATAAAGCAAAGGTTGTATCTCAGGTTATTTCAACAACTACCATCAAATCAGAAGCAAATCATGTCACCAAAGATTTGGAATCAGGAAATTCTATATTGAAAATGTTAGAAATATCATCAAATGACTTTGGTCATGTCAATGCCCAATTAAATGCAAGAGAAAATACAATTTCCAGTAAGGAGTTTGAACAGAATTTTAATACAAGGAAACATGAACCTGCTACACTAACAGTAACATCAGATCTGAGTAGTCTTTCAAATACAGCATCAACACAAGAAGAACAAGTGAAACAGGAACAAACTTTGAAGATCATTCAGGAATATAATATTGTGCAGCAAACAAAGGAACAGCTTAGCAAATCAGAAATATCTAACAAAGTTGATGAGTTGGAACTGGTCAAGGACAGTAGTATTTCGCCTAAACCTGAAGTAACACATGTTGATAAACACATTCAAAATAAAAGCAAGTCAGAAATGAAGATGAAACAGATACAACATACtggaaatattttacaaaatgagAGTACAAATGTACAGAAAAAACGAGATGCTGAAGAAAAACACAAAGTACGTTTCAGTGAAAAGCAGTTTAGCCAAAAAGTAAACGCACAGTCAATTTCACAAAGTTCGGAACAACACCTGAGTATATCAAGAAAGAGCCAAACTCTGTCCAATGAGACAGAAACACAAAAAGGGCAAATCAAGCATGTAGGTATCTCAGTATTCAAAGGAGCCGAATCTCCAAGTCCACCAATCTTAAAGAAAgaacaggaagtaacagaacagaTTAAAATGGATAGTGTACAAAAGCAAAAAAGTATTGGTGTTCATGAACATTCTGAAAAGTCAAAGAGCTTCATTGCACAAAATAAAACATCTCCTCTTCCTCCAAAAGAGACAATTCAAGAAAACAAAGTGAGTTCTCAATATAAAACATCTCCTCTTCCTCCGAAAGAGACGATTCAAGAAAATAAAGTGAGTTCTCAAAATATTGCAAAAGAAAGGCAAATCAATGAAACAACTGCAAAAAAAGAAATTTCTGAAAAGAAACAGCAAATGTCATTACTACCAGAAGCACAAAACAAACATGAATTTAATTCCCTGGATGTAATTGAGTACATACGGAAATGTGAGGAATTACAGCAGACAGTATCCAAGGCAAATAAGCTTGAGTCAGATCCTCATACACTGAATATACAAACATTTACAACCTTTCTAAAAATTGTTCCCACCTGGTTAATTAACCAAGACAAAAAGAATGACATGGCTGAATTGGCTGCCTCCAATGATTCCAGTGGtatttcagagcaaatatcttACATTAAAAATCATGCAATGAACATGCATTCATCTTTTAAAGATAATATACACACTGCTATGAAGTCTTCCACCACTGCTAAAAGTAGACTGGAATTGAGTGGTCAGAATACTGTATCACAGAAGCAGATCAGCACTATTTCCAGAAAGGTCGAGAAAGCCAATCAAGTATTTCAAGAGAAATCAAAGATCAGTAAGGATCTTGGGAGATTCTCTAGTGATTTCAAACAAATGGATTATAGGGCATGTTCTCCTTCCTTAAAAACACGATCTCCATCGCCTACATACATAACAATAGAGTCAACTATGAGACGAACAGACTCACCCCAGAAAGAAAGGCATTTATCCCAATCTCCTTTACAGAAAGATTCTGTAACAGTACCTATGCCACCAAAAAGATCTATGACACCTAAAACAACATCGTCCTCCCCAACACCACAAAAGAACCGTTCTGAACAACTGGCAAAGCTGAAAGACACAACTGCAAAGCTATCACATGGGACAGCACAGGCACGAGCAGTCACCCCAGTTCCCATTGTAATTGAAAAAAAGTGTGAAATTATACACTCTCCTGCTACTCTAAGAAGACAGTTCAAAATAGAAAGCCATACCAAAGGCTCAGTAAGCATCACACCTACACCAGCCAGTGAGGTTGCATTTAGTACATTAGAGGACAGAAGAGAAATACATGAAGAAGTTAGAAAATCAGAATTGCATGAAACGCACCTACAGCAAGATCCAAAACACATTCCAAAATGGCAAGGTACAGATATGGATAGTTTGGATGTAATTTCAGTCACACAGAAATTTGAAGTTCCCACAAGTCATGCGTTCGAAAGGAAAGACACAAATGTTCACTCAAGAGAGGAAGCAAATTTACAAGAAAAGTCAGTAACAGACAGCAAGGCTAAATTGCACAAGTCAGATGAAATGAGCTCTGGAAAAAGTGCATTTAGGACAAGCAAAGGTACATTTCAAACTGAGCAGAAGAAAGTGGTACATCAAGGAATCCAAAAATCATTTTCCGACGTCTCAGAAGTAAAGTCTTCTCCGCATGATAACATGAAAGGAAAAACCAGAACTGTTCCGATAAAACAGTTAAAAGGCCCTAAAGGAAATGCTTCTCAGCAAATATATGTAAATAGGCAACATGAACACAGAGAACACATACTAAACCCAGTGTTACATTCTGAAACAATCTCTGTCACTGAAAAGGTTTCTGGTATAGGAACAGTAGAAAGCAATCTAGGCAGAATCAGATCATCACTCAATGCTGATGGTATAGAGTCTGGATTTGAGTTTAAACATGCACCTCCAACATATGAAGATGTTATATCTGAACACATGCTAGACATTTCTGCTACTGAGTCCCCAGAGGAAATACTAAAGAATTTTCAAAAGACATGGGAAGAAAGTGAAAGGGTCTTTAAAAGTCTAGGCTATTCTGTCTCGGACACAGCTGAAATAAGAAGTAGCTACCATCAGGAAGAATTTATTACTG AAAATGCTGCATCAGGAAAAGGAAGTTTGCATTGTTTGTCAAAAGAAGGTTTATCCAATGGAATCCCTAACAGCAGACAAGCAGATCTTTCATAA